The sequence below is a genomic window from Dyadobacter sp. CECT 9275.
AAATTTTCTCATGATCGGGGAGAATCTCGCAAAAAGAATCGAAATTGGACAACTCCTCAACCATGAGAATTTGTTGCCTTTTATTTATTCGGAAACTTAATTGATACGAATCACAATCATAAAATTTATCAAAGTCTTTATGGCAAATCTCAAAATTAATCCCGGTGCTTTTCCCCTGGTATTCTTCGAAAAGGTACTTTAAAACCTGCTCATTGAGGCTTTCAATAAGAGTTGTATCTGACTTGTCTAGTTTCCTTATCAGATTCAAATCAACCGTTGGATTCTGCTTAGATTGGAAAATTCGGTGAAACTGACCACCCCAATTCGGTTTAAACTGACCACCTGTTCCGGGCGAAATTGACCACCCCATTTCGGATCAAACTGACCACCTGATTCCGGAGTAAACTGACCACCTGAGAGATTAGAAAATGCTGTAGAATCAACCATATTTTTGGCACGAACCAATCGTGTAAAAGGTATGGCCAATTCGACAATCAGCATGAGCAAAATAAGACAGATTTTACGGATGTACAGCCAGGGCCGCAGCAAGCTCTGGATAGCGGAACAGACAGGTGTTTCCCGCAATACCGCTAAGAAGTACATGACCACTTTTGATGCGAGCGGACTTACCTTTGAACAGATCAACAGCCTGAATGATAAAGAGCTGGATGACTTTTTCGGAACGGTTAAACAGCAGCCACCGCAAGACAGATTGTTGAATCTGCAACGTTGTTTTCCGCAAATAGACAAAGAATTAAAACGGACAGGTGTTACCCGTCATATGCTTTGGGAAGCCTATAAAAAGGAATTTCCGGAAGGATTTGCTTATACCCAGTTTTGCTTTCATCTGACCAAATGGAAGGCCCGCGTTAACCCTGTGATGCATCAGGACCATAAGGCCGGCGATAAGCTGTACATCGATTTTGCAGGTGTTAAATTAAGTATTGTAGATAAAGAGACTGGTGAATTAACTGAGGTTGAAGTGTTTGTGGCTATCCTGGGAGCGAGTCAACTCACTTACGTGGAAGCAGTCAGTAGCCAGCAAAAAGAAGATCTGATCGCAGCTTGCGAGAATGCACTTCATTATATCGGTGGTGTGCCGGCAGCAATTGTTCCGGATAACCTTAAAGCTGCTGTTATAAAAAGCAATAAATACGAACCTACGCTGAACGAGGCCTTTGCCGATTTTGCTGATCATTATGGGACTACGATATTACCTGCACGCGCTTACCGGCCAAGAGATAAGGCGTTGGTGGAAGGTGCTGTCAAAATCGTTTACAGCCGTATTTATGCGCCTTTAAGAAAGCAGGTTTACAACTCACTGACAGAGTTAAACGCAGCTATATTGATTGCTCTCGAGGCTCATAATAACCAACTGCTTCGGGGCCGTAATTACAGTCGCAGACTCCAGTTTGAAGAAATTGAGCGCAGTGCTCTGGCCCCGCT
It includes:
- the istA gene encoding IS21 family transposase, with translation MANSTISMSKIRQILRMYSQGRSKLWIAEQTGVSRNTAKKYMTTFDASGLTFEQINSLNDKELDDFFGTVKQQPPQDRLLNLQRCFPQIDKELKRTGVTRHMLWEAYKKEFPEGFAYTQFCFHLTKWKARVNPVMHQDHKAGDKLYIDFAGVKLSIVDKETGELTEVEVFVAILGASQLTYVEAVSSQQKEDLIAACENALHYIGGVPAAIVPDNLKAAVIKSNKYEPTLNEAFADFADHYGTTILPARAYRPRDKALVEGAVKIVYSRIYAPLRKQVYNSLTELNAAILIALEAHNNQLLRGRNYSRRLQFEEIERSALAPLPILHYEFKKQLHATVMKNGHVCLSVDKHYYSVPYRFIGKKVKLLYSNSVVEAYYHYERIALHKRLKSPYNYSTDKEHLASTHRFVTDWTPDRFLEWASSIHEDVRLYILKILDRKQHPEQAYRSCIGILSFAKKAGEQRLISACQRALSYGIYNYKTIQTILEKKYGSI